Proteins from a single region of Bacteroidota bacterium:
- the dacB gene encoding D-alanyl-D-alanine carboxypeptidase/D-alanyl-D-alanine-endopeptidase yields MEQPVTTVYAMGRENIAVNKERKILYTHYSPALSDIIYHTNQKSINLYAEAILKTIGRTQLNDGSRESGTKAVNTFYANKGINLDGMNVEDGSGLSRMNVFTTNQMCSILMMEMKQPTFTDFKTSLPIAGKTGTLKTIGDGTAAAGKVFAKSGSMYKVRSYSGYVQTKSGELLSFCIVVNNYTCGTAEIKAKLEKMMILMAGL; encoded by the coding sequence GTGGAGCAACCGGTAACCACGGTTTATGCAATGGGAAGAGAAAATATTGCAGTTAATAAAGAAAGAAAAATTTTATATACACATTATTCGCCGGCATTAAGTGATATTATATATCACACCAACCAAAAAAGTATCAATTTATATGCTGAAGCGATATTAAAAACGATTGGAAGAACACAACTTAATGATGGCAGCCGCGAATCCGGAACAAAAGCGGTAAATACATTTTATGCCAATAAAGGAATTAATCTGGATGGAATGAATGTTGAAGATGGCAGTGGTTTGTCGAGAATGAACGTTTTTACAACCAATCAGATGTGTAGTATTCTGATGATGGAAATGAAACAACCAACATTTACAGATTTTAAAACATCGTTACCCATTGCAGGAAAAACAGGCACTTTAAAAACAATTGGCGACGGCACAGCGGCTGCAGGTAAGGTGTTTGCGAAAAGTGGTTCTATGTATAAAGTGCGCTCTTATTCAGGTTATGTGCAGACAAAAAGTGGTGAATTACTCAGCTTTTGTATTGTAGTAAATAATTACACTTGTGGCACTGCGGAGATAAAAGCAAAATTGGAAAAAATGATGATTTTAATGGCTGGTTTGTGA
- a CDS encoding D-alanyl-D-alanine carboxypeptidase: MKNTLAILLVVISLSVVAQTKIDSIGINKLNGGIKALEADADLIHANWGFCIMDPKTGKILASHEPEKSLMPASSQKVITTIAGINLLGADYRYKTYLEYDGVIGKDSVLTGNLYIRGTGDPTLGSERLDSALRFDSLMTIWAGIIKSKGINKITGKIISDASYFEDYATPGSWNWDDIGQYYGAGPYGLNVFENTYTVYFSSTASKCRIDSIYPVIDGMTVWNDVTVGGGGDEAYIYGAPDNYYRYVTGTIPANRKAFTVDGSMPDPPLFLALEFKKGIAKK, encoded by the coding sequence ATGAAAAATACACTTGCGATATTATTGGTTGTTATAAGTTTGTCGGTTGTTGCCCAAACAAAAATTGATAGTATCGGTATTAATAAATTAAATGGTGGCATTAAAGCACTTGAAGCGGATGCCGATTTAATTCATGCTAACTGGGGTTTTTGTATTATGGATCCCAAAACAGGTAAAATTCTTGCCTCACATGAACCTGAAAAAAGTTTAATGCCGGCTTCCAGTCAGAAGGTGATTACAACTATTGCAGGTATTAATTTATTAGGTGCTGATTATCGTTATAAAACGTATTTGGAATACGATGGGGTTATTGGTAAAGATTCTGTGTTAACAGGCAATTTATATATTCGCGGAACCGGTGATCCAACACTTGGCAGTGAGCGGTTAGACAGTGCTTTACGATTTGATTCTTTAATGACGATTTGGGCGGGAATAATTAAATCGAAAGGCATCAATAAAATAACAGGGAAAATAATCAGCGATGCATCTTATTTTGAAGATTATGCCACTCCGGGTAGCTGGAATTGGGATGATATTGGTCAATATTATGGTGCAGGTCCTTATGGGTTAAATGTTTTCGAAAATACATATACCGTTTATTTTTCTTCAACAGCTTCAAAATGTCGAATAGATAGTATTTATCCTGTTATTGATGGCATGACGGTTTGGAATGATGTTACTGTTGGCGGTGGGGGAGATGAAGCCTATATTTATGGAGCACCTGATAATTATTATCGTTACGTAACCGGCACGATTCCGGCAAACAGAAAAGCATTTACTGTTGATGGTTCCATGCCTGATCCACCATTATTTCTTGCCCTTGAATTTAAAAAAGGCATTGCTAAAAAATAA
- the dapB gene encoding 4-hydroxy-tetrahydrodipicolinate reductase, with amino-acid sequence MNVALIGYGKMGKAIEGIIRNHNAAHSNHIHVVHKFSNSGTRLTVEQLKDVDVAIEFTTPLSAVDNIKLCLDAGVPVIVGSTGWYEQLEEVEQYCKEKSGSVLYAANFSIGVNIFFKINTLLAQIMQNQPQYTLSIEETHHTQKLDAPSGTAIKTAQLILQNWSHKTGWKLAPTQDSNAIPIIAHRIEHVPGTHVVNYESAVDGLQLIHTAHSRDGFAEGAVTAAKWIIGKKGFFTMQDVLGL; translated from the coding sequence ATGAATGTAGCACTTATCGGATACGGAAAAATGGGTAAGGCCATTGAGGGCATAATTCGCAATCATAATGCGGCGCATAGTAATCATATTCATGTTGTACATAAATTTTCAAATTCCGGAACTCGATTAACAGTTGAGCAATTAAAAGATGTAGATGTTGCTATTGAATTTACAACACCTTTATCGGCAGTTGATAATATTAAATTGTGTTTAGACGCAGGTGTACCCGTAATTGTTGGTTCTACAGGATGGTATGAGCAATTGGAGGAAGTTGAACAATATTGCAAAGAAAAAAGTGGCAGTGTTTTGTATGCGGCGAATTTCAGTATTGGTGTAAATATATTTTTCAAAATAAATACGTTGCTGGCGCAGATTATGCAAAATCAGCCGCAATATACTTTAAGTATTGAAGAAACACATCACACACAAAAATTGGATGCACCGAGTGGAACTGCGATAAAAACGGCTCAATTAATTTTACAGAACTGGTCACACAAAACAGGCTGGAAGCTGGCGCCTACGCAGGATTCCAACGCTATTCCCATTATTGCACATCGCATTGAACATGTTCCCGGAACACATGTGGTAAATTATGAAAGTGCTGTTGATGGATTACAATTAATACATACTGCACACTCACGCGATGGATTTGCCGAAGGTGCAGTTACTGCTGCAAAATGGATAATCGGTAAAAAGGGATTTTTTACTATGCAGGATGTGCTGGGATTATAA
- a CDS encoding ParB/RepB/Spo0J family partition protein, which produces MSQKKPDLGKGIRALLQSMESETSVEINDKKTAQQDSNNAAVSHISLDSIEVNPFQPRADFDETALKELSDSIKMHGVVQPITVRKVGTNKYQLISGERRTRAAKLAGLKEIPAYLRAANDQEMLEIALIENIQREDLNAIEVAIHFRRLLDECNLTHESLAERVGKDRSTVTNFLRLLKLPPEVQRGLKEKKISMGHARAILALEDPIAQIDIYKETITRNLSVRDVELLARDYRGKKQSSTSATTKKGTGLSFELKKIQDEMASHLATRVQIKKDKQGKGEIVISFFSDDDLFRIKDIIED; this is translated from the coding sequence ATGAGTCAGAAGAAACCAGACCTCGGTAAAGGCATCAGAGCATTGCTGCAAAGCATGGAATCTGAAACCTCGGTTGAAATAAATGATAAAAAAACGGCGCAGCAGGATTCTAATAATGCTGCGGTTAGTCATATTTCGCTTGACTCTATTGAGGTAAATCCGTTTCAGCCAAGGGCAGATTTTGATGAAACTGCACTGAAAGAACTTTCTGATTCAATTAAAATGCATGGTGTTGTTCAACCCATTACGGTTCGTAAGGTTGGCACGAATAAATATCAGTTGATTTCCGGTGAACGTCGCACGAGAGCTGCGAAATTGGCCGGTTTAAAAGAAATTCCTGCTTACCTGCGTGCAGCGAATGATCAGGAAATGCTCGAAATTGCGTTAATTGAAAATATTCAGCGTGAAGATTTAAATGCGATAGAAGTTGCTATTCATTTCAGACGATTACTTGACGAATGTAATTTAACACACGAGTCACTTGCTGAGCGCGTTGGTAAAGACCGTTCAACAGTTACCAATTTTTTACGTTTATTGAAATTACCTCCTGAAGTGCAACGCGGATTAAAGGAGAAAAAAATATCGATGGGTCATGCTCGCGCAATTTTAGCTTTGGAAGATCCAATTGCACAAATTGATATTTATAAAGAAACCATCACCAGAAATTTATCTGTTCGTGATGTGGAATTACTTGCTCGTGATTATCGCGGAAAAAAACAATCATCAACTTCTGCTACAACAAAAAAAGGCACGGGATTATCATTTGAATTGAAAAAAATTCAGGATGAAATGGCATCGCATCTCGCAACCAGGGTTCAGATTAAAAAAGATAAACAGGGCAAGGGTGAAATTGTAATTTCGTTTTTTTCTGATGATGATTTATTCCGTATAAAAGATATCATTGAAGATTAA
- a CDS encoding ParA family protein: MGKIIAIANQKGGVGKTTTAINLAASLAVLEFKTLLVDADPQANSTSGVGFDPKENRVNIYDCLMNDKLAKDAIVETETPNLHLLPSHLDLVGAEIELINHPNRERIMKTILEEVKNNYDYIFIDCSPSLGLITVNALTAADSVLVPVQCEYFALEGLGKLLNTIKIVQNRLNNPLQIEGILLTMYDARLRLSNQIVTEVKRHFSEMVFDVIVHRNTKLGEAPSFGKPVIMYDADSTGAVNYLNLAREILQKNGGINPQHTGELLKVNQN; the protein is encoded by the coding sequence ATGGGAAAAATTATTGCGATTGCAAACCAGAAAGGTGGAGTAGGAAAAACAACAACGGCGATTAACCTTGCAGCTTCTTTGGCTGTGCTCGAATTTAAAACGTTGCTGGTAGATGCAGACCCGCAGGCTAATTCAACCAGTGGTGTTGGTTTCGACCCAAAAGAAAACAGGGTAAATATTTATGATTGTTTAATGAACGACAAACTGGCAAAAGACGCTATTGTTGAAACAGAAACACCTAATTTACACTTATTACCATCGCACCTCGATTTAGTTGGTGCTGAAATAGAATTAATTAATCATCCGAATCGTGAACGCATTATGAAAACGATTTTGGAAGAGGTAAAAAATAATTACGATTACATTTTTATCGACTGTTCACCATCGCTCGGTTTAATTACCGTTAATGCATTAACTGCAGCCGATTCAGTATTGGTTCCTGTGCAATGCGAATATTTTGCTTTGGAAGGTTTAGGTAAATTATTAAATACAATAAAAATTGTACAAAATCGTTTAAATAATCCATTGCAAATTGAAGGAATTTTACTCACCATGTATGATGCACGTTTGCGTTTGAGCAATCAGATTGTTACGGAAGTGAAACGCCATTTTTCGGAAATGGTATTTGATGTAATTGTACACCGCAATACTAAACTGGGTGAAGCGCCAAGTTTCGGAAAACCGGTAATTATGTATGATGCAGACAGCACAGGCGCAGTAAATTACCTTAACCTTGCAAGAGAAATTCTTCAGAAAAACGGTGGCATCAATCCGCAACATACCGGCGAATTGCTGAAGGTTAATCAGAATTGA
- a CDS encoding metal-dependent hydrolase: protein MRVTYYGHSCFLVELKGKKILFDPFITPNPLAANVKPEQISADYIFLSHAHNDHTADALMLAKQTDAAIVGVWEIHAWAQRNGIKKTHPMNIGGTFDFEFGMVKMVNAVHSSSFDDGSYGGQAAGFYIESEEGNFYYAGDTALHYDMKLLGKHFDIDIAFLPIGSNFTMGIDDAMIASKYIKCDKIIGMHYDTFGYIKIDHALAKKKFTDQDKELILMEIGTTKEFTF from the coding sequence ATGCGTGTAACATATTACGGACATTCGTGTTTTTTGGTGGAGTTGAAGGGGAAAAAAATCCTCTTCGATCCGTTCATTACGCCAAATCCCCTGGCAGCAAATGTAAAGCCGGAGCAGATTTCAGCCGATTACATCTTTTTATCGCATGCACATAACGACCATACAGCCGATGCCCTGATGCTGGCCAAACAAACCGATGCAGCAATAGTTGGTGTTTGGGAAATACATGCCTGGGCGCAACGCAACGGTATCAAAAAAACGCATCCTATGAATATAGGTGGCACATTCGATTTTGAATTCGGGATGGTAAAAATGGTGAATGCCGTTCATTCGAGTTCGTTTGATGATGGCAGTTATGGTGGACAGGCAGCAGGGTTTTATATTGAGTCGGAAGAGGGCAATTTTTATTACGCAGGAGATACGGCATTACATTATGATATGAAATTGCTGGGCAAACATTTTGATATTGATATCGCTTTTTTACCTATTGGCAGCAATTTTACGATGGGGATTGATGATGCGATGATAGCATCAAAATATATTAAGTGCGATAAAATAATAGGTATGCATTATGATACGTTTGGATATATTAAAATTGATCATGCGCTTGCCAAAAAGAAATTTACCGACCAGGATAAAGAACTTATTCTGATGGAAATTGGAACAACCAAAGAATTTACATTTTAA
- a CDS encoding elongation factor G, which yields MKTFSSENIKNVVLVGHSGSGKTTLAECMLFEAGALNRRGTIADNNTTSDYNELEHERGNSVFSTLMHAEWKDTKINIIDTPGMDDFVGEVIAAFKVADTGLLVLNAAHGVEVGTELIWEYADHLKKPMILICNHVDEEKSDFDSTIEQAKERFGRKVTVVQYPYNQGVDFNAIIDVHAMVMYQFKPDGGKPEKMPIPESEMPKAQQLHNELIEAIAENDEGLMEKFFEKGTLEEEEMVKGMMLSIRNHELFPVFVVSAKHNMGSGRIMGFIDKCCPSAAHMHPEKLTNGQDLPCNTSNPTIAFVFKTVSEPHLGDMSFFKVCSGKVSAGMDLNNTNTNSGERITQLFVLQGKKRENVNELNAGDIGATVKLKKTHTNDTLAAKGQDVAVEPIHFPEPKVQAAIEVHNKGDEEKMGIALNHIHEEDPTVSIDHNMELKQTLVNAQGELHLQVLKWKIEHLYGIKFDFIKPRIPYRETIQKSVRTDYRHKKQSGGAGQFAEVHMIVEPWYDGMPDPKDVTIRGREEHDLKWGGKLVFYNCIVGGAIDARFLPSILKGVMEKMHNGPLTGSYVRDVRVSVYDGKMHAVDSNDMAFKLAGMMAFRNAFREADPRILEPIYDLEVLVPDDYMGDVIGDLQTRRGIVMGMDSEGHYQKVMARVPLSELYDYSSALRSLTQGRGKFTRSFAEYAPVPFELQNELMHAHKDEHAEA from the coding sequence ATGAAAACTTTTAGTAGCGAAAACATTAAAAATGTTGTTCTGGTGGGCCATTCCGGCTCCGGCAAAACAACGCTTGCTGAATGCATGTTGTTTGAAGCCGGAGCTTTAAACCGCCGTGGTACCATTGCCGACAATAATACCACTTCCGATTACAATGAATTAGAACACGAACGAGGGAACAGCGTATTCAGCACACTCATGCACGCTGAATGGAAAGACACCAAAATAAATATCATCGACACACCCGGTATGGACGATTTTGTTGGTGAAGTAATAGCAGCTTTTAAAGTTGCCGACACCGGTTTATTAGTGCTTAATGCAGCACATGGCGTTGAAGTAGGCACCGAATTAATATGGGAATACGCCGATCATCTCAAAAAACCCATGATCCTGATTTGCAACCACGTTGATGAAGAAAAATCCGATTTCGATAGTACGATAGAACAAGCCAAAGAACGTTTTGGCCGCAAAGTAACCGTTGTGCAATATCCTTACAATCAGGGTGTTGATTTTAATGCCATTATCGATGTCCACGCAATGGTCATGTATCAATTTAAACCCGATGGCGGAAAACCCGAAAAAATGCCTATTCCCGAATCGGAAATGCCAAAGGCGCAACAATTACACAATGAATTAATCGAAGCCATTGCCGAAAACGACGAAGGATTAATGGAAAAATTCTTCGAAAAAGGAACACTCGAGGAAGAAGAAATGGTGAAAGGTATGATGCTGTCAATCCGCAACCACGAGCTATTTCCGGTGTTTGTAGTTTCTGCCAAACACAATATGGGCAGCGGTCGCATCATGGGTTTCATCGATAAATGTTGCCCTTCCGCAGCACATATGCATCCTGAAAAACTCACCAATGGTCAGGATTTGCCTTGTAATACTTCGAACCCAACAATCGCTTTCGTATTTAAAACTGTAAGCGAACCACATTTGGGCGACATGAGTTTTTTTAAAGTTTGTAGCGGAAAAGTAAGCGCGGGTATGGATTTAAATAATACCAACACCAACAGCGGTGAACGTATCACCCAACTTTTTGTATTGCAAGGCAAAAAACGCGAAAATGTAAATGAATTAAATGCCGGCGATATTGGTGCAACCGTAAAACTGAAAAAAACGCATACCAACGACACACTTGCTGCAAAAGGTCAGGATGTTGCCGTTGAGCCTATCCATTTTCCTGAGCCTAAAGTGCAGGCAGCAATTGAAGTGCATAATAAAGGTGATGAAGAAAAAATGGGTATCGCGCTCAATCATATTCATGAGGAAGACCCAACAGTGAGTATCGACCATAATATGGAGTTGAAACAAACACTGGTAAATGCCCAGGGTGAGCTGCATCTGCAGGTTTTGAAATGGAAAATTGAACATTTATACGGTATTAAATTCGACTTTATTAAACCGCGCATTCCGTATCGCGAAACCATTCAAAAATCAGTGCGCACCGACTACCGTCATAAAAAACAAAGTGGTGGTGCCGGACAATTTGCCGAAGTGCACATGATTGTTGAACCATGGTACGATGGCATGCCCGACCCTAAAGACGTTACCATTCGCGGTCGCGAGGAACATGATTTAAAATGGGGTGGCAAACTCGTATTTTATAATTGTATTGTTGGTGGCGCCATCGATGCACGTTTTTTACCTTCCATTTTAAAAGGTGTGATGGAAAAAATGCACAACGGCCCTTTAACCGGCAGCTACGTGCGCGATGTGCGCGTAAGCGTTTACGATGGCAAAATGCATGCAGTTGACAGCAATGATATGGCATTCAAATTGGCTGGTATGATGGCCTTTAGAAATGCCTTCCGCGAAGCCGACCCACGCATTCTTGAACCGATTTACGACTTGGAAGTGCTGGTTCCCGACGATTATATGGGCGATGTGATCGGCGATTTGCAAACCCGTCGCGGCATTGTAATGGGCATGGATTCCGAAGGTCACTATCAAAAAGTAATGGCCAGAGTGCCTTTAAGCGAATTATATGATTATTCCTCCGCCCTCCGCTCGCTAACTCAGGGCCGTGGCAAGTTTACCCGCTCGTTTGCCGAGTACGCCCCGGTTCCGTTTGAATTGCAGAATGAGTTGATGCATGCGCATAAGGACGAACATGCAGAGGCATAG
- a CDS encoding DUF4349 domain-containing protein, which translates to MKNIFPIFVILIITLTGCVTAKEPQESPMWEVNPLNYLNDKQTINGSRTIAEADQPKTRLITYDANIDLTIKESTDSIKTVLNEIAKKYDGYMSKSNNYSTTIEVKSTMLDTAIAEISALGEITSKNIIGNDVTDQYTDLEIRLENAQSARKRYLELLAQAENVSAALMVEKELERLNTQIDLLEGQMRSITQNVQYSSITVYLNEKVKPGILGYIGIGIYEGVKWLFVRG; encoded by the coding sequence ATGAAAAATATTTTTCCAATTTTTGTTATCTTAATTATTACACTAACCGGATGTGTAACTGCAAAAGAGCCACAAGAAAGTCCGATGTGGGAAGTAAATCCCCTCAATTACTTAAATGATAAACAAACTATAAATGGATCTAGAACTATAGCTGAAGCCGACCAACCAAAAACACGACTAATTACCTATGATGCCAATATAGATTTAACCATCAAAGAATCAACTGATTCAATTAAAACCGTATTAAATGAAATTGCAAAAAAATACGATGGTTATATGTCTAAAAGTAATAATTATTCAACTACAATAGAAGTAAAATCAACCATGTTAGATACAGCGATTGCAGAAATTTCTGCATTAGGTGAAATTACATCTAAAAATATTATCGGCAACGATGTTACAGACCAGTATACAGACCTAGAAATACGCTTAGAAAATGCACAATCTGCCCGTAAACGTTATCTCGAATTATTAGCACAGGCAGAAAATGTTTCTGCAGCGCTGATGGTAGAAAAAGAACTGGAACGTTTGAATACACAAATTGATTTGCTAGAAGGTCAAATGCGTTCAATTACACAAAATGTGCAATACAGTTCCATCACAGTTTATCTGAACGAAAAAGTAAAACCCGGAATATTGGGTTATATCGGCATAGGTATTTATGAAGGTGTTAAATGGTTATTTGTACGCGGTTAA